The segment ATTCCAAGTCAAATTTATTGTATACAATAATTACGCTCTCGCATTTAGCCGCGCCGCCCTATAGATATTCACCATGGACATCAGACGCGCCGACAAGATCGCTCAAACGCTTGAACAGCTGGTATTTTCCGGCACCTATCGCGATGGGGAGCGGCTGGACGAACTGAAACTGGCCGAACAGTTCAAGGTGTCGCGCACCCCCATCCGTGAAGCGCTGCACGTGCTCGTTGCCTCCGGCATGGCCGAACAAATCCCGCGCCGCGGTGTTTTTGTGCGCCAGCCCGGCCCTGTCGAGCTGATGGAGATGTTTGAAACCATGGCCGAACTCGAAGCCGCCTGTGGTCGTCTGGCCGCCACGCGGATCACCGAGGATATGCTGGCACAACTGGTCGAAGCGAATGTGAACTGCCAACAGGCTGTCGAAAAACTGGATCACGATCTGTATTACGACGAAAACGAACGGTTTCATCAAATTATCTATCGCGGTTCTGCCAACGGGTATCTTGAAAAGCAGGCGTTGCAGTTGCAAAACCGGCTAAGAGCCTACCGCAGAATGCAGCTGCGGTTTCGCGGGCGGCTGGATCAATCCATGGCCGAGCACCTTGAAATTGTCGGTGCCTTGCAAAACGAAGATGCGGACCGCGCGGCCAACGCCCTGCGCAG is part of the Sulfitobacter geojensis genome and harbors:
- a CDS encoding GntR family transcriptional regulator; this translates as MDIRRADKIAQTLEQLVFSGTYRDGERLDELKLAEQFKVSRTPIREALHVLVASGMAEQIPRRGVFVRQPGPVELMEMFETMAELEAACGRLAATRITEDMLAQLVEANVNCQQAVEKLDHDLYYDENERFHQIIYRGSANGYLEKQALQLQNRLRAYRRMQLRFRGRLDQSMAEHLEIVGALQNEDADRAANALRSHVAVQGEKFHRLMASLKN